One window of the Bos javanicus breed banteng unplaced genomic scaffold, ARS-OSU_banteng_1.0 tig00004394_1, whole genome shotgun sequence genome contains the following:
- the LOC133244049 gene encoding uncharacterized protein LOC133244049, protein MGRLLPRAAPLSAVECDKGLSGVWTGTWLDLLVELPQGERLVLSEVGNPCSRDGQADPTWAVLWTSGSLWHTGQQTTQEIGQCYNAPRKASWQRCTMSCQRQGPRGPLPVPGGHLVRHLPPHTVVLRLIEEEKENTEQRAEETESREGRGSLGSLCRFKSVSSLNLLPTSSHAGSCPPLPKPRTRRHSPAQEGDQLGIMTLLPALWEEVGDDKTTIKCETSTPASLRSLWLDRLHTGALRTAHPRGPQGCPQVSGLCARHQFQEPCASCLEGVARMILKEYPWV, encoded by the exons ATGGGTAGGCTGCTCCCCCGGGCAGCTCCCCTCAGCGCTGTCGAGTGTGACAAGGGCCTGTCTGGTGTGTGGACA GGGACATGGCTGGACTTGCTGGTAGAGCTCCCCCAAGGTGAGAGGCTGGTGCTGTCAGAAGTGGGGAACCCCTGCTCCCGGGATGGACAAG CTGACCCCACTTGGGCAGTGCTCTGGACCTCAGGTTCCCTGTGGCACACTGGTCAGCAGACTACTCAGGAGATCGGGCAGTGCTACAATGCCCCCAGAAAGGCCAGCTGGCAGCGCTGCACGATGAGCTGTCAGAGGCAAGGACCCCGCGGCCCTCTTCCCGTCCCTGGTGGGCACCTTGTGAGGCACCTGCCCCCTCACACTGTGGTCCTGAG gtTGAtcgaagaagagaaggagaacacGGAGCAGCGGGCCGAGGAGACTGagagcagggagggcagggggagcttAGGCAGCCTCTGTCGTTTTAAATCAGTGAGCTCCCTCAACCTGCTTCCCACCTCCTCGCATGCTGGCTCCTGCCCGCCCCTGCCCAAGCCCAGAACGAGGCGGCACAGCCCGGCACAGGAGGGAGACCAGCTGGGCATCATGACTCTG CTGCCAGCTTTATGGGAAGAGGTAGGAGATGACAAGACCACCATCAAATGTGAAACCTCGACCCCCGCCTCGCTGCGGTCCCTTTGGCTGGACCGCCTGCACACGGGGGCGCTGCGCACAGCCCACCCACGAGGACCTCAGGGATGCCCACAAGTAAGCGGCCTGTGTGCGCGTCATCAGTTTCAGGAGCCCTGCGCCTCTTGTCTTGAAGGAGTTGCAAGGATGATTTTAAAGGAATACCCTTGGGTTTAG